One window of the Asticcacaulis sp. SL142 genome contains the following:
- the wrbA gene encoding NAD(P)H:quinone oxidoreductase encodes MAKILVLYYSSYGHIETMAGAIAEGARKAGATVDIKRVPESAPLEVAKAAHFKLDQAAPIATIAELADYDAIIIGTGTRFGRITSQMAAFLDQAGGLWAKGALNGKVGAAFTSTATQHGGQETTLFSIITNLLHFGMVIVGLPYSFQGQMRLDEVTGGSPYGATTIAGGDGSRQPSENELAGARHQGELVAQTAIKLFG; translated from the coding sequence ATGGCCAAGATATTGGTACTTTATTATTCGTCCTACGGCCATATTGAAACCATGGCCGGTGCGATCGCCGAAGGGGCGCGCAAGGCCGGGGCCACGGTCGATATCAAGCGCGTGCCGGAAAGCGCCCCCTTAGAGGTCGCCAAGGCCGCGCATTTCAAGCTGGATCAGGCGGCCCCCATTGCGACCATAGCCGAACTGGCCGATTATGATGCGATCATCATCGGCACCGGCACGCGCTTTGGGCGGATCACATCGCAGATGGCGGCGTTTCTGGATCAAGCGGGCGGGCTGTGGGCCAAGGGTGCGCTCAATGGCAAGGTCGGGGCGGCGTTCACCTCAACCGCCACGCAGCACGGCGGGCAGGAGACGACACTGTTTTCGATCATCACCAATCTGCTGCATTTCGGGATGGTGATCGTGGGGCTGCCCTACAGCTTTCAGGGGCAGATGCGCCTGGATGAAGTCACCGGCGGCTCACCCTATGGGGCCACGACGATTGCCGGCGGCGACGGGTCACGTCAGCCGTCGGAGAACGAGCTTGCGGGCG